In one Balaenoptera musculus isolate JJ_BM4_2016_0621 chromosome 2, mBalMus1.pri.v3, whole genome shotgun sequence genomic region, the following are encoded:
- the CDKN3 gene encoding cyclin-dependent kinase inhibitor 3 isoform X1: MKPPSSVQTSEFDSSDEEPIEDEQTPIQISWLPLSRVNCSQFLGLCALPGCKFKDVRRNIQKDTEELKSYGIQDIFVFCTRGELSKYRVPNLVDLYHQCGIITHHHPIPFGGTPDIASCCDIMEELEICLKNNRKTLIHCYGGLGRSCLVAACLLLYLSDTVSPQQAIDSLRELRGSGAIQTIKQYNYLHEFRDKLAAHLLSRDSLSRSVSR, from the exons ATGAAGCCG CCTAGTTCAGTGCAAACAAGTGAGTTTGACTCATCAGACGAAGAGCCTATTGAAGATGAACAGACTCCAATTCAGATATCATG GCTACCCCTGTCACGAGTGAATTGTTCTCAATTTCTTGGTTTATGTGCTCTTCCAG GTTGTAAATTTAAAGATGTTAGAAGAAATATCCAAAAAGATACAG aagaactaaagagctaTGGTATACAAGACATATTTGTTTTCTGCACCAGAGGGGAACTGTCAAAATATAGAGTTCCAAACCTTGTGGATCTCTACCATCAGTGTGGAATTATCACTCATCATCATCCGATTCCATTTGGAGGGACTCCTGACATAGCCAGCTGCTGTGACATAATGGAGGAGCTTGAAATCTGCCTTAAAAATAACCGAAAAACCTTAATACa CTGTTATGGAGGACTTGGGAGATCTTGTCttg TAGCCGCTTGTCTCCTCCTGTACCTGTCTGACACAGTGTCACCGCAGCAAGCCATCGACAGCCTGAGGGAGCTGAGAGGGTCTGGAGCAATACAGACCATAAAG CAATATAATTATCTTCATGAGTTCCGGGACAAACTAGCTGCACACCTGTTATCAAGAGATTCACTATCAAGATCTGTATCTAGATAA
- the CDKN3 gene encoding cyclin-dependent kinase inhibitor 3 isoform X2, which translates to MKPPSSVQTSEFDSSDEEPIEDEQTPIQISWLPLSRVNCSQFLGLCALPGCKFKDVRRNIQKDTELKSYGIQDIFVFCTRGELSKYRVPNLVDLYHQCGIITHHHPIPFGGTPDIASCCDIMEELEICLKNNRKTLIHCYGGLGRSCLVAACLLLYLSDTVSPQQAIDSLRELRGSGAIQTIKQYNYLHEFRDKLAAHLLSRDSLSRSVSR; encoded by the exons ATGAAGCCG CCTAGTTCAGTGCAAACAAGTGAGTTTGACTCATCAGACGAAGAGCCTATTGAAGATGAACAGACTCCAATTCAGATATCATG GCTACCCCTGTCACGAGTGAATTGTTCTCAATTTCTTGGTTTATGTGCTCTTCCAG GTTGTAAATTTAAAGATGTTAGAAGAAATATCCAAAAAGATACAG aactaaagagctaTGGTATACAAGACATATTTGTTTTCTGCACCAGAGGGGAACTGTCAAAATATAGAGTTCCAAACCTTGTGGATCTCTACCATCAGTGTGGAATTATCACTCATCATCATCCGATTCCATTTGGAGGGACTCCTGACATAGCCAGCTGCTGTGACATAATGGAGGAGCTTGAAATCTGCCTTAAAAATAACCGAAAAACCTTAATACa CTGTTATGGAGGACTTGGGAGATCTTGTCttg TAGCCGCTTGTCTCCTCCTGTACCTGTCTGACACAGTGTCACCGCAGCAAGCCATCGACAGCCTGAGGGAGCTGAGAGGGTCTGGAGCAATACAGACCATAAAG CAATATAATTATCTTCATGAGTTCCGGGACAAACTAGCTGCACACCTGTTATCAAGAGATTCACTATCAAGATCTGTATCTAGATAA